In Pyrus communis chromosome 1, drPyrComm1.1, whole genome shotgun sequence, the following are encoded in one genomic region:
- the LOC137735987 gene encoding ubiquitin carboxyl-terminal hydrolase 3, with amino-acid sequence MGAAGSKLEKALGDQFPEGERYFGLENFGNTCYCNSVLQALYFCVPFREQLLEYYSSNKSAGDAEENLLTCLADLFTQISSQKKKTGVIAPKRFVQRLKKQNELFRSYMHQDAHEFLNFLLNELVDILEKEAQAAKSDQETTSPPEKMGNGLKNVQANGTHKDPLVTWVHKNFQGILTNETRCLRCETVTARDEIFLDLSLDIEQNSSITSCLKNFSSTETLNAEDKFFCDKCCSLQEAQKRMKIKKPPHILVIHLKRFKYIEQLGRYKKLSYRVVFPLELKLSNTVEDAESEYSLFAVVVHVGSGPNHGHYVSLVKSHNHWLFFDDENVEMIDESAVQTFFGSAQEYSSNTDHGYILFYESLGTSNKS; translated from the exons ATGGGTGCTGCGGGGTCCAAACTCGAGAAGGCTCTCGGCGACCAGTTTCCGGAAGGCGAGCGATACTTTGGACTCGAGAATTTCGGCAATACTTGCTATTGTAACAGCGTTTTGCAG GCACTTTATTTTTGTGTTCCATTTCGCGAGCAGTTGCTAGAATACTATTCCAGCAACAAAAGTGCTGGGGATGCAGAAGAAAATCTCTTGACATGCTTAGCAGACTTGTTTACACAG ATAAGTtcacaaaagaagaaaacaggCGTCATTGCTCCAAAGCGTTTCGTAcaaagattgaagaaacaaaatgaGCTTTTCCGTAGCTATATGCACCAG GATGCTCATGAattcttaaattttttgttaaatgaacTTGTCGACATACTGGAGAAAGAAGCCCAAGCTGCAAAAAGTGATCAAGAAACTACTTCACCTCCTGAAAAAATGGGAAATGGTCTGAAGAATGTTCAGGCCAATGGTACTCATAAAGATCCCTTGGTTACCTGGGTGCACAAAAATTTTCAG GGTATACTCACCAATGAAACAAGGTGCCTACGGTGTGAGACAGTGACTGCAAGAGATGAAATATTTTTGGACTTGAGCCTGGATATTGAACAGAACAGTTCAATAACGAGCTGTTTGAAAAACTTCAGTTCCACAGAGACGTTAAATGCCGAGGACAAATTTTTTTGCGACAAGTGTTGCAG TTTGCAAGAAGCGCAGAAGAGGATGAAGATAAAAAAGCCACCTCACATCCTGGTCATCCATCTTAAACGGTTTAAGTACATCGAGCAGCTTGGCCGTTACAAGAAGCTATCTTATCGGGTTGTATTCCCGCTAGAGCTGAAGCTGAGTAACACAGTTGAGGATGCAGAATCTGAGTATTCTCTATTTGCTGTGGTTGTCCATGTTGGCAGCGGGCCAAACCATGGACACTATGTTAGCCTTGTGAAAAGCCATAACCACTGGTTATTTTTTGATGATGAAAATGTGGAAATGATTGATGAGTCTGCAGTGCAAACTTTCTTCGGATCAGCACAGGAGTATTCAAGTAACACAGATCATGGATACATCTTGTTCTACGAGAGCCTCGGCACCAGTAACAAGAGTTAA